From Streptomyces fungicidicus, one genomic window encodes:
- the trpS gene encoding tryptophan--tRNA ligase — protein sequence MTRVFSGIKPTGHLTLGNYLGAMRQWATLDQHRSEALFCIVDLHALTVDHDPARVRRLSRQAATLLLASGLDPALCTVFVQSHVDEHARLSYLLECVATDGEMRRMIQYKEKAARERRRGGSVRLSLLTYPVLMAADILAYGTDEVPVGQDQTQHVELARDLAVRFNQRYGHTFVVPRATNPPVAARVMNLQDPLSKMGKSDDTGPGIVYVLDEPDVARKKVMRAVTDSGRDVVYDREARPGVANLLEILAACSGGDPEALAGAYASYGDLKRDAAEAVVEVLRPVRERHRELCADPGHVEGVLRDGAERARAMARPTVDAAYRAIGLLPAGSGAGAPVLNAAR from the coding sequence ATGACACGGGTCTTCAGTGGGATCAAGCCGACCGGGCACCTGACGCTGGGGAACTACCTGGGGGCCATGCGGCAGTGGGCCACCCTCGACCAGCACCGCTCGGAAGCGCTGTTCTGCATCGTCGATCTGCACGCCCTGACCGTGGACCACGATCCCGCGCGGGTGCGCAGGCTGAGCCGGCAGGCGGCGACCCTGCTGCTGGCGTCCGGGCTCGATCCGGCGCTGTGCACGGTGTTCGTGCAGAGCCATGTGGACGAGCACGCGCGGCTGTCGTACCTGCTCGAGTGCGTGGCCACGGACGGCGAGATGCGGCGGATGATCCAGTACAAGGAGAAGGCGGCGCGGGAGCGGCGGCGGGGCGGGAGCGTGCGGCTGTCGCTGCTGACGTATCCGGTGCTGATGGCGGCCGACATCCTGGCGTACGGGACGGACGAGGTGCCGGTCGGGCAGGACCAGACGCAGCACGTGGAGCTGGCGCGGGATCTCGCGGTGCGGTTCAACCAGCGGTACGGGCACACGTTCGTGGTGCCGCGGGCCACCAATCCGCCGGTGGCGGCCCGGGTGATGAATCTGCAGGACCCCCTGTCGAAGATGGGCAAGAGCGACGACACGGGGCCGGGGATCGTCTATGTGCTCGATGAGCCGGACGTGGCGCGCAAGAAGGTCATGCGGGCGGTGACCGACAGCGGGCGGGACGTCGTGTACGACAGGGAGGCCCGGCCGGGCGTGGCGAATCTGCTGGAGATCCTGGCCGCGTGCTCGGGCGGGGACCCGGAGGCGCTGGCCGGTGCGTACGCGTCGTACGGGGATCTGAAGAGGGACGCGGCCGAGGCCGTGGTCGAGGTCCTGAGGCCCGTGCGGGAGAGACACCGGGAGCTGTGCGCGGACCCCGGCCACGTGGAGGGCGTGCTGCGGGACGGTGCGGAGCGGGCGAGGGCCATGGCGCGGCCGACCGTGGACGCCGCTTACCGGGCGATCGGGCTGTTGCCGGCGGGCTCCGGCGCCGGGGCGCCGGTGCTGAACGCGGCGCGGTAG